Proteins found in one Leguminivora glycinivorella isolate SPB_JAAS2020 chromosome 22, LegGlyc_1.1, whole genome shotgun sequence genomic segment:
- the LOC125237650 gene encoding serine/arginine-rich splicing factor 2-like isoform X2 — translation MDEDFEESRSRSRSRQRSRSGRRSRRKSRTRRHYSKSRSRGRTPKSRKSINIDVDLDTRLNKLERLMKKMISSSSQGSKTVENKSKRQNNITSAISVTLDPTNDGATLSTTPPIARSTPELGSDGAVLSAGGLTSSGACGERAIPRSPLLPVPAAAAAARCAARQPVAASCSRASCNSFSVCTQDQGNPWAYYHQDGRL, via the exons ATGGATGAAGATTTTGAAGAATCACGTTCGCGCTCGCGCTCCAGGCAGCGTTCGCGCTCTGGGCGACGTTCGCGACGTAAATCGCGTACCAGGCGACATTATAGTAAAAGTAGATCAAGAGGGCGTACTCCAAAAAGTAGAAAGTCGATTAATATTGATGTTGATTTAGATACAAGGCTTAACAAATTAGAACGTTTGATGAAAAAAATGATAAGTTCAAGTTCTCAAGGCTCGAAGACGGTGGAAAATAAGTCAAAGAGACAAAATAACATAACCTCCGCCATTTCAGTTACATTAGACCCGACAAATGATGGCGCTACCTTATCAACTACGCCACCGATAGCAAGGTCTACTCCCGAGCTTGGCAGCGATGGCGCTGTGTTGTCGGCGGGCGGTTTGACGTCGTCCGGGGCGTGCGGGGAGCGCGCCATACCCCGGTCGCCGCTGCTGCCGGTGCCAGCTGCCGCCGCCGCGGCCCGGTGCGCGGCAAGACAGCCTGTCGCGGCTTCGTGCTCGAGAGCGAGCTGCAACTCTTTCTCAGTTTGTACACAGGACCAAG GTAATCCGTGGGCGTATTACCATCAGGATGGTCGACTGTAA
- the LOC125237650 gene encoding uncharacterized protein LOC125237650 isoform X1, which produces MDEDFEESRSRSRSRQRSRSGRRSRRKSRTRRHYSKSRSRGRTPKSRKSINIDVDLDTRLNKLERLMKKMISSSSQGSKTVENKSKRQNNITSAISVTLDPTNDGATLSTTPPIARSTPELGSDGAVLSAGGLTSSGACGERAIPRSPLLPVPAAAAAARCAARQPVAASCSRASCNSFSVCTQDQGQMNKLLSGSDNIPDFNGDASSDMTVQCWKKLLLGTKCDQPDHVITDVIIFTLNDPLLTTGARGAACRDTKSLLKYLTDSGFDCSNKSKASSVSNDAGRSYTGRKQPQRDDVTCYKCGIKGHISSSCTKTDVKQCDRCSKYEHVSVDCKEHRHCTSCDKWGHVADNCIRKKDKPIKIV; this is translated from the exons ATGGATGAAGATTTTGAAGAATCACGTTCGCGCTCGCGCTCCAGGCAGCGTTCGCGCTCTGGGCGACGTTCGCGACGTAAATCGCGTACCAGGCGACATTATAGTAAAAGTAGATCAAGAGGGCGTACTCCAAAAAGTAGAAAGTCGATTAATATTGATGTTGATTTAGATACAAGGCTTAACAAATTAGAACGTTTGATGAAAAAAATGATAAGTTCAAGTTCTCAAGGCTCGAAGACGGTGGAAAATAAGTCAAAGAGACAAAATAACATAACCTCCGCCATTTCAGTTACATTAGACCCGACAAATGATGGCGCTACCTTATCAACTACGCCACCGATAGCAAGGTCTACTCCCGAGCTTGGCAGCGATGGCGCTGTGTTGTCGGCGGGCGGTTTGACGTCGTCCGGGGCGTGCGGGGAGCGCGCCATACCCCGGTCGCCGCTGCTGCCGGTGCCAGCTGCCGCCGCCGCGGCCCGGTGCGCGGCAAGACAGCCTGTCGCGGCTTCGTGCTCGAGAGCGAGCTGCAACTCTTTCTCAGTTTGTACACAGGACCAAGGTCAGATGAACAAATTACTATCGGGCTCTGATAATATACCTGATTTTAACGGTGATGCATCAAGTGACATGACAGTTCAATGTTGG AAAAAACTGTTACTAGGAACAAAATGTGATCAACCAGATCATGTCATAACCGACGTCATTATTTTTACGTTGAACGATCCTTTGTTGACGACCGGCGCGCGGGGTGCCGCTTGCCGTGATACTAAAAGTTTATTGAAGTACTTAACAGATTCTGGTTTTGATTGTTCAAATAAAAGTAAGGCTAGTTCAGTTAGCAACGATGCGGGTAGATCTTACACAGGGCGAAAACAGCCTCAGCGCGATGACGTCACTTGCTATAAATGCGGTATTAAAGGTCATATCTCTTCGAGTTGCACAAAAACTGATGTAAAGCAATGTGATCGTTGTTCTAAATATGAGCACGTTAGTGTTGATTGCAAAGAGCACAGACATTGTACTAGTTGCGACAAGTGGGGCCACGTTGCTGACAACTGTATTCGCAAGAAAGACAAACctattaaaattgtttaa